From a region of the Fischerella sp. JS2 genome:
- a CDS encoding CRISPR-associated protein Csx3: MHSYQLKLEGEVLRVGFNRVLPAQGDRIVRDALEQLEQMIDSRQIPGGHRILIDGPQSVPVAYVLSHKLVHLYELVAVLDPKLGGKIGTPTGAIRYKTYIVTSAHGSAEYKVGDVIETKESQPERSIIKVVLCGPPRSGKSCLREALKKAILSNLGAPYPYVITACPDGEGAHYQETYEKNQPLAKDIKPSNKADVTPEFAQEAAKWVKSANQLINIVDVGGKTSPENKIIMQPATHAVILSGDTSKFAEWEDFCLLLGLKVIAKIHSQLDAQQDEVYLRDDWKQRTNELLEQNPLLTGSVYGLKRGQNLSTRPMVQKLAEVLIHLTKC, translated from the coding sequence ATGCATAGCTACCAGCTCAAACTAGAAGGCGAGGTATTACGAGTCGGATTTAACCGTGTCCTACCAGCTCAGGGCGATCGCATTGTGCGCGATGCTCTGGAACAATTAGAGCAGATGATTGACTCTAGGCAAATTCCCGGTGGACATCGCATCCTGATTGACGGACCCCAATCTGTCCCTGTCGCCTATGTTCTCTCCCATAAACTGGTTCATTTATACGAACTTGTTGCTGTACTTGACCCAAAACTTGGCGGTAAAATCGGTACACCAACTGGTGCAATAAGATACAAAACCTATATAGTCACCTCTGCTCATGGTTCCGCAGAATATAAAGTGGGGGATGTGATTGAAACAAAAGAATCCCAACCAGAGCGTTCTATCATCAAAGTAGTATTGTGTGGACCACCACGTTCTGGAAAGTCCTGTTTGCGAGAGGCATTAAAAAAGGCAATTTTGAGTAATTTGGGCGCACCTTATCCCTACGTGATTACCGCTTGTCCTGATGGCGAAGGGGCACATTATCAAGAAACTTATGAAAAAAACCAGCCACTAGCCAAAGACATAAAACCCAGCAATAAAGCAGATGTGACCCCAGAATTTGCACAAGAAGCAGCCAAGTGGGTCAAGAGCGCTAACCAGTTAATTAACATTGTTGATGTTGGCGGTAAAACCTCACCAGAAAATAAAATCATTATGCAGCCAGCGACCCATGCGGTGATCTTGTCAGGAGATACAAGTAAGTTTGCTGAGTGGGAAGATTTTTGTCTGTTGTTGGGACTGAAGGTGATTGCTAAGATTCATAGCCAATTGGATGCACAACAGGACGAAGTATATCTCCGTGATGACTGGAAACAGAGAACAAATGAACTGCTAGAGCAAAATCCGCTACTTACAGGTAGTGTATATGGACTAAAGCGAGGACAAAATTTATCAACCCGTCCGATGGTACAAAAATTGGCTGAGGTATTGATTCATTTGACGAAGTGTTAA